A region of the Amycolatopsis sp. cg13 genome:
ACCGCCGCGGCCAGTTCCTCGCCAGCAGCGCGGTGAACATCGGCCGCGCGATCCCGAGCTTCGGGCTGATCATCCTGTTCTGGTTCCTGGCCAGCCGCTGGGGCGCGAACACGGACTTCTGGCCGCTGCTGCTCGCGCTCGTCGCGCTGGCGCTGCCGCCGCTGTTCACCAACACCTACGCCGGGGTGGTGCAGGTGGAACAGGAGGTCGTCGACGCGGCGCGCGGCACCGGGTATCGCGAATGGCAGATCATGCTGCGCGTGGAACTGCCGCTGGCGTCGCCGGTGATCGTGGCCGCCGCGCGAGTGGCGTTCCTGCAACTGATCGCGACGGTCGCCATCGGCGCGATCGTCAACGACGGCGGCGGTCTCGGCCGCTACATCGTGGACGGCTTCGCCCTCGGCGAGCAGGGCCACGGCGAGATCTTCGGCGGCGGCGTGGCGGTGGTGATCCTGGCGTTGGTGTGCGAGGGGTTGTTCGCACTGCTGACCAAGCTGGCTACGCCTCGGGGTCTCGCACTTCAGCAGGCACGTCGAGACTCGTGAGTGCCTATGCCGGTTCTAACCGTGA
Encoded here:
- a CDS encoding ABC transporter permease, encoding MSFFAQLSQWLADPNRWSWTDPAGIPFRTVQHLWFSALALVISIVLTVPFALWLAHYRRGQFLASSAVNIGRAIPSFGLIILFWFLASRWGANTDFWPLLLALVALALPPLFTNTYAGVVQVEQEVVDAARGTGYREWQIMLRVELPLASPVIVAAARVAFLQLIATVAIGAIVNDGGGLGRYIVDGFALGEQGHGEIFGGGVAVVILALVCEGLFALLTKLATPRGLALQQARRDS